The DNA sequence GTACCACACTGGTGAATGTAAAACGAAACAGGAATGATTATCTCTACCCACATATTTATATCGCCCCAAGAGGCGGTAGATTGGTGCGTAACGGTGCCGCTATGGGGATAAAGATTACGCCTGTCTGCGTGTTGCAAGAACAGATGCCGGAAAGTCACATCGGCCTGATGTATCGCCCGGGCGGGTGTCAGTAAGCCGATAAACGGAGAGAAAACGTGCATCAGAATTTCAGAGGAAAATATGAAGTTGAATTAAAATTTCGTATTCAGGATATTGTTTCCTTCCGTGAAAGTTTATTTAGTCACCATCCTGAGTCTTTTGTATTTGAAAATAAGGAACATGATATTTATTACGATGCGGCGGATAAATCGCTGGCCCGAAAAAATATCAGTATGTTTTTACGCCGAATGGCGCCCTCGGGTATCAATCTCTGGATAGTTAAAGGCCCCAGTATGCGACGTCGGGAGACGGTAAATGTCGAGTCGTTTGATATGACCGATAGTATGCTGCGGACATTAGGTTTCCAGCCAATATTTGAAGTGAATAAGACTCGCAGTATCTATTTTCTTGAGCGCTTTCACATTACGCTCGACTATATTGCGTCGCTGGGTCATTTCGTGGAAATTTCCTGCATGACGGAAGATGAGGCAGAGCTGGATATACTGGGCGAGCGTTGTACCGACTGCGGGTTACGGTTGGGGCTGAATATGGACAATATTGAAACCCGTTCTTACCGGCAAATGCTTGGCTACTGATCGGGCGTTTGGCAGCAGCCCTGAGCGCCGTGTGAGTGAACGCGATGGCCTGGGCTGTTGGCGGATTGTCAAACTTTGTCACAAAGCTTTTTCTCGCTGTCGGATGCGCACTATTCTGGGGCGCATTATAATGCGCCGTCTGTTTTTCGTTAACCGTACAGTATTTAATCTATTGAATAATGAATAAAAAAATTCGATTTTCCCTGGCTGGACTGATGTTGCTTTCTTCGCCATTCAGCCTTCTGCCCCCGGCATTCGCCAAAACGCCCCTCACACAGCAGGCGCCTGCTCGTCAGGAAATTGCTTCCGGCAGTGCCATGGTGGTCGATTTGGGCAATGGTGAGGTGCTCTATTCCACGAATCCTGATGTGGTCGTGCCGATTGCGTCGGTGACGAAACTGATGACCGCGATGGTCGTGTTGGATGCCAATCAGCCGCTGGATGAGCGGATCTCGGTCGATATCAGCCAGACCAAAGAGATGAAAGGGATATATTCACGCGTGCGTTTGGGCAGTGAGATCAGCCGTCATGACATGCTGCTGCTCGCCTTGATGTCATCGGAAAACCGTGCGGCCGCCAGTCTGGCCCATCACTATCGCGGCGGCTATGCGGCGTTTATTGCGGCGATGAATGCCAAGGCGAAGGCGCTGGGGATGGCTCACACCCGTTATGTGGAACCGACCGGCTTATCGACCAGTAATGTCTCCACCGCGCGGGATTTAACCAAATTGCTGATAGCCTCGCGCCAGTACCCGCTGTTGAGCCAACTGAGTACCACGCAGGAGAAAACGGCGACCTTCACCCATCCGGTTTACAGTGAGCCGTTTCGCAATACCAACCACTTAATCTATCGCTCGAACTGGAACATTCAGCTGACCAAAACCGGCTTTACCAATCAGGCCGGGCACTGTCTGGTGATGCGCACGGTGATTAAGGGCAGGCCGGTGGCGCTGGTGGTGCTGGATGCCTTTGGCAAGTTCACCCATTTTGCTGACGCCAACCGGCTGCGCAACTGGCTGGAAACCGGCAAAATCAGCCCGGTGCCTGAAGCCGCGCTCAGTTATAAACGCGAAAAAGCGTTGTCGTCGCGCCAGTCCTGAATCGTTGTGGGCAGGCCGGGGGCAACCCCGGCCTGTGCTGTCATTGATGACCACCGATGACCACTGATAACCATCAATGATGGCTGATGATGGCGGCGCGGTTAGGATACCGCGCGTAAATCGGCGGTGATCACGCCAGATGTGGATACGTCTTCCTCGTGGGCCGCTTCGCGCCAGGTTTCTGCCAGCGCGGCCTGATACCAGTTTTGCATTGCAGGCATCGCCAGCAGATGGCGCGCATAAGCCGCAGCGGGTTCCGTCAGCGGTAAGCCATAAGTTTGTGCGCGGAACACCACCGGTGCGAAGAACGCATCAACCGCGCTGAAGGATGCACCCGCCAGAAACGGCCCGCCAAACCGCGTTAACCCTTCCTGCCACAGTTGATTGATGCGTTCAATATCATGCGCCAGCGCCGGGCTCACGCTATGCAGTTGTACGCGCACGCCGCAGCTCATGCCGCACTGGTTACGCAACGCATGGAAACCGGAGTGCATTTCCGCAGTCGCGCTGCGTGCCCAGGCTCGGGCCGTTTTGTCTTGCGGCCAGACGGCGGGATAGGTTTCAGCGAGGTACTCGGTAATCGCCAGCGAGTCCCAGACTCGTATCGTGCCATCGACCAGGCAGGGCACTTTCGCCGTAGGCGAGAACGCCTTAAACGCCGTTTGCTCGACGCCCGCTGCAAACGGCGTCAGCACCTCTGCAAAGGGAATATCCAGCGCGTGCAGGAGCAGCCACGGGCGCAGCGACCAGGATGAGTAGTTTTTGTTGGCGATATAAAGCTGATACATATTTTCCTCCACAATCAGATACACACGGTTCTGTGTAGCATGAAATCACCCGTCAAGGTTAGCCCGCTTATGCCAATAAAACCTGCCCGCAGATAGCCTGTAGCGCCGGAAAATCGGCATTATCGGCGCTCTGCGCATCGGTTATCAGCAGGTCGATATCGCCGGGCGCGGCATAAATCACCCGGCTGGTGATACCGATTTTGCTGTTGTCCGCCAGCACAATGCGCTGTCTGGCTGCGCGCGCCATCGCCCCGGCAATCGCCGCCTCATGGTGTGAAAAACTGCTGGCACCCGACTGGCTGGCGATACCCACAGGGGAGAGCAGCGCGACATCGGCGCGATAGCGCTGAATGTCCGCGACGGTCAGTGCGCCACAGGTGGCTTGTAACGCAGGCCCCATCTGGCCGCCCAGCAGGATAACGTCGTGGGCGGGGAAAACATCGCTTTCGGGCGGGGTGAGGGTTAACGCCACGTGCAGGCTGTTGGTAATGATGGTCAATCCCGTCAGGGGCAGCAGCGCCTCAGCCAATAATGTGGTGGTGCTGCCCGCATCAATGAACAGCGTCTGGCCTGCGCGCAATTGCTGGGTGGCGCACCGCGCGATGGCGCGTTTCTCCGTTTCCCTGACGGCATGGCGCACGGCCAGCGGCGGCTCCGGCTGCGGGGCTGTCGCCACGATACCGCCGTGTACCCGCCGTAGCGCCCCCTGCGCTTCCAGTTTCAGGATATCGCGCCGCACCGTTTCCCGAGACACGTTCAGATGTTGAATGATCTGCTCGGTACTGACCCGGTTCAGGGTAGAAAGCAGTTGGCGAATACGGTGCAGGCGAGTTTCTTCAAGCATGTGGCGGATATCTCCAGAAAGGGGGCGGTTGAGTATAGCAGTTGCCACATCGATAGCGCTGTGGTTGGCGTATGTGGCCCGTCGGCAGGCGCTGTAATAACCGCTATTGTGCATTTTTGTGTTTTTAGTGCAAGCGGAACGCATCCCTGGCAGCAATGCAAATCTCAGACCGGTTTTGACAATCTCGCCCTGATTTTTCGTGCAACTGTGCGTATTCCCCCTAGCTGGTTAACCGTATTGTTGTCAGTGCGCTGTGGCAAGGAGAGATAATTTAAAGTTGCTGTTTTTTGTATTTGTGTATTTTGTTGCTTTTAGTGTAGGCTGATTTTATCGGGGGCGGCAACAGCGTCACGTCGCCATTATGTATCGGGCTGTTTTACCTTCATCTGGAGTCATCATGGCGACACGCTCAACCATTATGGATACCAACAGTTTTCGCGCTGAACACGCCGCCGCGCTCACGCAAGAGATCCGCACACTCACGGATAAACGCAGCAAAGTGCTGGGGGATTCTTATCGGCTGTTTTACCGCAACCCGGTGCATCTGGTGCGCGGCGAGCGCCAGTATTTGTGGGATGCGGCGGGAAACCAGTATCTGGATGTGTACAACAATGTCGCCAGCATTGGCCACTGCCATCCGGCGGTGATAGCCGCCGTGCATGAGCAGATGGGGCAGCTCAACACCCACACCCGCTACCTGCATGAGCACATTCTCAATTACACCGAAGATTTGCTCACGACGGTGCCGTCACAAATCACCAAAGCGATGTACATGTGTACCGGCTCGGAGGCTAACGATCTGGCGATTCGTGTGGCGCGGGCGTACAGCGGCGGCACCGGCATCATCGTCACCCGCGAGGCCTATCACGGCACCAGCGAGCTGACCTCTGGCGCGTCACCGGCACTGGGCAGCGGCCAGCCAATCGCCGCCACCACCCGTCTGGTGCCTGCGCCTGACCGCTATCGCGTCGATGCGCCGGATTTGGGGGCCTGGTTTGCCGCCGAGATTCAAAAACAGATTGATGACATGGCGGCGCAGGGCATTAAGTTTGCCGGTTTTCTGGCCGACTCGATTTTCTCTTCTGATGGTGTGCTGCCAGGCCCGGCCGGTTATCTGCAAGCGGCGATAGACGTGGTTCACGCCAACGGCGGAATTTTTATCGCCGATGAAGTCCAGCCGGGCTTTGGCCGCACCGGTGAGGCATTCTGGGGCTTTGCCCGTCACGGTATCGTGCCGGACGTCATCACGATGGGCAAACCGATGGGCAACGGCATCCCGGTGTCGGCGCTGCTGGCGCGCCCGGAAGTGCTGGCGGCCTTCAGTGATGAAATTCCCTATTTCAATACTTTTGGCGGCAACCCGGTTGCGATGGCGGCGGCACAGGCGGTGCTTAATGTCATCCGCGAGGAGCAATTACAGGCGCATAGCCAGGTCGTCGGGGCGCAGTTGCTCAATGAGCTGTCAGGCTTAAAAGCGCGCCATGCCAGTGTTGGCGATGTGCGCGGGGCCGGGCTGTTTATCGGTTTCGAACTGGTGAGTGACCGCGACAGTAAAACGCCCGATAAAACGCTGGCGCTGAATGTGATTGAGCACCTGCGGGAGCAGCGGGTGCTGACCTCGGTAGCCGGGCCTCACGGTAACGTGCTGAAGTTACGCCCGACGCTGGCTTTTCAGGCGCACGACATCGACTGGCTGGTCGGCGCGCTCGATAAAGCGCTGACCGCGCTGGCTTAACGTCGGCAACTGTGCGCGGCGGCCCCGTCGCGCACGTTTTCGCGCTACCGCGCCGATTTTTTCATCTGCGATTGCACTTGCGATTGCACTTGCGATGGCGTTGACACGCCGCCTGTCGGCGATGCTGCCAGGGCAACCTCACACTCTGGTGCGCTGACATCACACTGTCAGCGGGAAAATGCGTGATAGTGATGTTGTGGCTACGGGTTTTGTGGCACATTAGCCGCCTTGTCTTATCACTACAGGCAGAGCGCCGCCTGCTGGCTGGCGTCTGCATACAGGGATTTACCACCACCAATGAAATGCCTTACATCACTGGCGATTACGGTTGGTTTTGCCTGCAATCCGCTTTGGGCGCAAACCGCAGCCGTCACCACGTCCGTCGCCCCTTCGACCCATGCCGCCGCGCAGAGCGCCTCGGCATCATCACAGCGTGATGCGTTCGTTAATGACTTAATGAAGAAAATGACGCTGGACGAAAAAATCGGGCAGTTACGCCTGATTAGCGTCGGCCCGGATAACCCGAAACATGCCGTGCGCGAGATGATAAAAGACGGTCAGGTCGGCGGGATTTTTAACACCGTTACCCGTCAGGACATCCGCGTGATGCAAGATCAGGTCATGCAACTCAGCCGCCTGAAAATTCCGTTGTTTTTTGCTTACGACGTGGTGCATGGCCAGCGCACCGTATTTCCTATCGGGCTTGGGTTAGCCTCAAGCTGGGATATGAATGCGGTGGCAACCGCTGCGCGCGTGGCGGCCTATGAAGCCACGGAAGATGGCCTGAACATGACCTGGGCACCGATGGTGGATATCACCCGTGACCCGCGTTGGGGCAGGGTGTCGGAAGGGTTTGGTGAAGATACCTATCTGACCAGCGAAATTGCCCGCGTCACGGTGAAAGGGTTTCAGGGCGATGACCTGACCGCGCGCCACTCGCTGATGACCAGCGTCAAGCACTACGCGCTGTATGGTGCCGCCGAAGGTGGCCGTGATTACAACACCGTAGACATGAGCCCGCAGCGCATGTTTCAGGATTACATGCCGCCGTATAAGGCTGCCATTGATGCGGGCAGTTACGGCGTGATGGCGTCGCTCAACTCGATTAACGGCGTCCCGGCGACGGCAAACCGCTGGTTGCTTAAAGACGTGCTGCGCGATCAGTGGGGCTTTAAAGGCATTACCATCAGCGATCACGGCGCTATCAAAGAGCTTATCAAACACGGTGTCGCCGCTGACCCGAGCGATGCCTCGCGCATTGCCGTGCAGTCCGGTATCGGCATGAGCATGAGCGATGAGTATTTTGTGCGTTATCTGCCGGATTTGGTAAAACGCGGTCAGGTCAGCATGAAAGATATCGATGATGCCTGCCGTCAGGTGCTGAACATGAAATACGATATGGGGCTATTTGCAGACCCGTATCGTCACCTCGGCGCGGCCAATACCGACCCGGTGGACACCAACGCCGAAAGCCGCCTGCACCGTGACGACGCGCGCGATGTGGCGCGCCGCAGTCTGGTGCTGCTGAAAAACCGTTTGAATATTTTACCGTTGGCGAAATCCGGCACCATTGCGGTGGTCGGCCCGCTGGCCGACAGCAAACGCGATGTGATTGGCAGTTGGTCAGCCGCCGGGCGTCCGGCGCAGGCGGTAACGGTGTATGAGGGCATTCGCAAAGCGCTGGGCTATAACGCGCGTGTCTATTACGCCAAAGGCTCGAACGTCACCAATCATCCGGGGCTTATCAAATTCCTTAACGAATACGATGAATCCGTGGTGGTCGATCCGCGACCGGCGCAGGCGATGATCGACGAAGCGGTCGAAGTAGCGAAAAAATCTGACGTGGTGATTGCGGTCGTCGGCGAATCGCAGGGCATGGCGCATGAAGCCTCAAGCCGCGCCAAAATCACGCTGCCGCCGGAGCAAAAAGCGCTGATCGCGGCATTAAAAGCCACCGGCAAGCCGCTGGTGCTGGTGCTGATGAACGGTCGCCCGCTGGATTTAAGCTACGAAGATCAGCAGGCCAATGCGGTGCTGGAAACCTGGTTTAGCGGCACCGAGGGGGGCAATGCGATTGCCGATGTGCTGTTTGGCGATTACAACCCGTCAGGCAAACTGCCAATGACCTTCCCGCGCTCAGTCGGGCAGATCCCGTTGTATTACAATTCGTTACCGACCGGTCGCCCCTATTCGGCCGAGGCACCCAATAAATACACCTCGCACTATTTTGATGAGGCGAACGGGCCGCTGTATCCATTCGGTTACGGCCTGAGCTACACCACGTTTGAGGTCTCCCCGGTGGCGTTGTCATCGGCGACCATGAAGCGTAACGGCAGCGTGCAGGCCTCGGTAACGGTGACGAACACCGGCAAGCGAGCAGGTGAAACCGTGGTGCAGCTCTACCTGCATGACGTTGTTGCGTCGGTGAGCCGCCCGATAAAAGAGCTGCGCGGCTTCCAGAAAGTGATGTTGCAGCCGGGCGAGCGCAAGACGGTGAGCTTTACCATCACGCCGGAGGCGCTGAAGTTCTATAACGCCCAGATGCAACAGGTGGTCGAACCCGGCAAGTTTGATGTGATGATAGGGCTGGATTCCCAGCGCGTTCAGACCGGCAGCTTTACGCTGTTGTGATGGAGAGATAAAGCGCAGGCAATCCGCCTGCGTTGTTGGGTAAACCGGCGGCCAGGTGCTGCCGGTTTTTTTTCGTCAGCGGTCGCGTGGCTCTCGGCGCGGCGCGTTATCGCGCGTTAGCCGCCGTGGACGATAATGATGTAGCCGACCAGCATCACCCCGCCAATGCTGCCCAGCGCACACAGGGCAAACAGGCTGATAATACCGGTTTTTTTTATCCCCATCTTTTTGATATTCATCGGGTAATCCTTTTATTCAGGCCGGATGGCGGTGGCCTACCGGGTAGGGCGCAAACCGCCAGCGTTGACGTTGCAATGATAACGTGCGGCGATTATAGAGTCTCCGACACGGGATACAAGTCAATACGCCGGTGCCAGACCTTCGACGTGATGTTGTGACAGTGTCACTTAAAGCCGGCGGCTGACGCCGTCGCCGGTCTGTGTGACAATACTCGCCGGACAGACTGACAGTGAGATGGCATGACCCTTACCCCCGCATTAAAGCAGCAGATAGGCCAGTGGTATAAAGCGTTGCAACAGCAAATTCCCGATTTCGTCTCCCGCGCGCCGCAGCGCCAGATGATTGCCGAGGTCGCCAAAGCGCTGGCGGGCGATTACCCGCGCCATCTGGCGATTGAAGCGCCGACGGGCGTGGGCAAAACCTTGTCTTACCTGATTCCGGGCATTGCTATCGGGCGGGCGGAGCTGAAAACGCTGGTGGTCAGCACCGCGAACGTGGCGCTGCAAGACCAGATTTTTAATAAAGATTTACCCCTGCTACGCCAGTTTATTCCTGATTTGACCTTTACCGCCGCCTTTGGCCGCAGGCGTTACGTTTGTCCGCGCAACCTGGCCGCATTAGCTTGCGATGCCCCGGAGCAGGGCGCGCTGCTGCTGTTTATGGAAGAGATGCAGACCTCAAGTGCCGACGATCGCCGCACCTGCGAGCGTTTACAGCAGACGCTGCATAGCGGCAGTTGGGATGGCCTGCGCGATCACAGTCAGGAGTCGGTTAGCGATAGGCTCTGGCAACAACTCAGTACCGATAAGGCCAACTGTCTGGCGCGCAACTGCCCTTATTACCGCGAATGTCCGTTCTTTCTGGCGCGTCGCGAAATCGAAGACGCCGATGTGGTGGTGACGAACCATGCGCTGGTGATGGCAGCGATGGAGAGTGATTCGGTGCTGCCTGCGGCGAAAAACATGCTACTGGTGCTCGATGAAGGCCACCATGTGCCGGATGTGGCGCGCGATGCGTTAGAGATGTCAGGCGAGGTCAGCGTCAATGCGGTGCAATACCAACTGGATAACCTGATACAACAGGTCGGTTTTTGTCTGGCGCAGTTTCCGCCCAAATCGCCGCCGCGTTTGATGCAGCCCGACCGCTTAGGCGAGCAGTGCGGCGAGGTGCGGGCGCAAT is a window from the Dickeya lacustris genome containing:
- the cyaB gene encoding class IV adenylate cyclase; protein product: MHQNFRGKYEVELKFRIQDIVSFRESLFSHHPESFVFENKEHDIYYDAADKSLARKNISMFLRRMAPSGINLWIVKGPSMRRRETVNVESFDMTDSMLRTLGFQPIFEVNKTRSIYFLERFHITLDYIASLGHFVEISCMTEDEAELDILGERCTDCGLRLGLNMDNIETRSYRQMLGY
- the pbpG gene encoding D-alanyl-D-alanine endopeptidase, whose translation is MNKKIRFSLAGLMLLSSPFSLLPPAFAKTPLTQQAPARQEIASGSAMVVDLGNGEVLYSTNPDVVVPIASVTKLMTAMVVLDANQPLDERISVDISQTKEMKGIYSRVRLGSEISRHDMLLLALMSSENRAAASLAHHYRGGYAAFIAAMNAKAKALGMAHTRYVEPTGLSTSNVSTARDLTKLLIASRQYPLLSQLSTTQEKTATFTHPVYSEPFRNTNHLIYRSNWNIQLTKTGFTNQAGHCLVMRTVIKGRPVALVVLDAFGKFTHFADANRLRNWLETGKISPVPEAALSYKREKALSSRQS
- a CDS encoding glutathione S-transferase family protein translates to MYQLYIANKNYSSWSLRPWLLLHALDIPFAEVLTPFAAGVEQTAFKAFSPTAKVPCLVDGTIRVWDSLAITEYLAETYPAVWPQDKTARAWARSATAEMHSGFHALRNQCGMSCGVRVQLHSVSPALAHDIERINQLWQEGLTRFGGPFLAGASFSAVDAFFAPVVFRAQTYGLPLTEPAAAYARHLLAMPAMQNWYQAALAETWREAAHEEDVSTSGVITADLRAVS
- a CDS encoding DeoR/GlpR family DNA-binding transcription regulator, which produces MLEETRLHRIRQLLSTLNRVSTEQIIQHLNVSRETVRRDILKLEAQGALRRVHGGIVATAPQPEPPLAVRHAVRETEKRAIARCATQQLRAGQTLFIDAGSTTTLLAEALLPLTGLTIITNSLHVALTLTPPESDVFPAHDVILLGGQMGPALQATCGALTVADIQRYRADVALLSPVGIASQSGASSFSHHEAAIAGAMARAARQRIVLADNSKIGITSRVIYAAPGDIDLLITDAQSADNADFPALQAICGQVLLA
- a CDS encoding aspartate aminotransferase family protein, which codes for MATRSTIMDTNSFRAEHAAALTQEIRTLTDKRSKVLGDSYRLFYRNPVHLVRGERQYLWDAAGNQYLDVYNNVASIGHCHPAVIAAVHEQMGQLNTHTRYLHEHILNYTEDLLTTVPSQITKAMYMCTGSEANDLAIRVARAYSGGTGIIVTREAYHGTSELTSGASPALGSGQPIAATTRLVPAPDRYRVDAPDLGAWFAAEIQKQIDDMAAQGIKFAGFLADSIFSSDGVLPGPAGYLQAAIDVVHANGGIFIADEVQPGFGRTGEAFWGFARHGIVPDVITMGKPMGNGIPVSALLARPEVLAAFSDEIPYFNTFGGNPVAMAAAQAVLNVIREEQLQAHSQVVGAQLLNELSGLKARHASVGDVRGAGLFIGFELVSDRDSKTPDKTLALNVIEHLREQRVLTSVAGPHGNVLKLRPTLAFQAHDIDWLVGALDKALTALA
- the bglX gene encoding beta-glucosidase BglX: MKCLTSLAITVGFACNPLWAQTAAVTTSVAPSTHAAAQSASASSQRDAFVNDLMKKMTLDEKIGQLRLISVGPDNPKHAVREMIKDGQVGGIFNTVTRQDIRVMQDQVMQLSRLKIPLFFAYDVVHGQRTVFPIGLGLASSWDMNAVATAARVAAYEATEDGLNMTWAPMVDITRDPRWGRVSEGFGEDTYLTSEIARVTVKGFQGDDLTARHSLMTSVKHYALYGAAEGGRDYNTVDMSPQRMFQDYMPPYKAAIDAGSYGVMASLNSINGVPATANRWLLKDVLRDQWGFKGITISDHGAIKELIKHGVAADPSDASRIAVQSGIGMSMSDEYFVRYLPDLVKRGQVSMKDIDDACRQVLNMKYDMGLFADPYRHLGAANTDPVDTNAESRLHRDDARDVARRSLVLLKNRLNILPLAKSGTIAVVGPLADSKRDVIGSWSAAGRPAQAVTVYEGIRKALGYNARVYYAKGSNVTNHPGLIKFLNEYDESVVVDPRPAQAMIDEAVEVAKKSDVVIAVVGESQGMAHEASSRAKITLPPEQKALIAALKATGKPLVLVLMNGRPLDLSYEDQQANAVLETWFSGTEGGNAIADVLFGDYNPSGKLPMTFPRSVGQIPLYYNSLPTGRPYSAEAPNKYTSHYFDEANGPLYPFGYGLSYTTFEVSPVALSSATMKRNGSVQASVTVTNTGKRAGETVVQLYLHDVVASVSRPIKELRGFQKVMLQPGERKTVSFTITPEALKFYNAQMQQVVEPGKFDVMIGLDSQRVQTGSFTLL